Proteins encoded in a region of the Pseudomonas sp. GOM7 genome:
- a CDS encoding DUF4389 domain-containing protein: MSDEQRELARESILLRILWMVIFVIVWQLAELLLGAVVLLQLGYRLFYGAPNASLLGFGDSLSQYLAQIGRFGTFNTDEKPWPFADWPTPRAPEGEVAHSIPPAPHPVRDEEPKL, from the coding sequence ATGAGCGACGAACAACGGGAACTGGCGCGCGAATCGATACTGCTGCGCATCCTCTGGATGGTGATTTTCGTCATCGTCTGGCAACTGGCGGAGCTGCTGCTGGGGGCCGTGGTGCTGCTGCAACTGGGTTATCGCCTGTTCTACGGCGCACCGAACGCCAGCCTGCTCGGGTTTGGCGACAGCCTCAGCCAGTACCTGGCGCAGATCGGCCGCTTCGGCACCTTCAATACCGATGAAAAACCCTGGCCTTTCGCCGACTGGCCGACGCCGCGCGCTCCGGAAGGCGAGGTGGCGCACAGCATCCCGCCAGCGCCGCACCCGGTGCGTGACGAGGAGCCCAAGCTGTGA
- a CDS encoding NAD(P)H-dependent glycerol-3-phosphate dehydrogenase, with the protein MTESLPIAVLGGGSFGTALANLLAENGQRVLQWMRDPEQAEQMRRNGENPRYLKGVKLHPGIEPTSDMQMALEQAELVLVALPSSALREALQPVAGLLAGKMLISTTKGIEAKSFKLMSQILEEIAPAARIGVLSGPNLAKEVADHALTATVIASEDEALCLRVQEALHGRTFRVYASADRFGVELGGALKNVYAIMSGMAAALGMGENTKSMLITRALAEMTRFAVKLGANPMTFLGLAGVGDLIVTCSSPKSRNYQVGFALGEGLSLEEAVERLGEVAEGVNTLRVLKARAEELDVYMPLVAGLHAVLFEGRTLAQVIELLMTGEPKTDVDFIPTAGF; encoded by the coding sequence ATGACTGAGTCCCTTCCCATTGCCGTGCTCGGTGGCGGCAGCTTCGGTACTGCTCTGGCCAACCTGTTGGCGGAAAACGGTCAGCGTGTCCTGCAGTGGATGCGCGACCCCGAGCAGGCTGAGCAGATGCGCCGCAATGGCGAGAATCCACGCTACCTCAAGGGGGTCAAGCTGCATCCCGGCATCGAGCCGACCAGCGACATGCAGATGGCCCTGGAGCAGGCCGAACTGGTGCTGGTGGCCTTGCCTTCCAGCGCGCTGCGCGAGGCCCTGCAGCCAGTGGCCGGGCTCCTGGCTGGCAAGATGCTGATCAGTACCACCAAGGGCATCGAGGCCAAGAGCTTCAAGCTGATGAGCCAGATTCTCGAGGAAATCGCCCCGGCGGCGCGCATCGGTGTGCTGTCCGGGCCGAACCTGGCCAAGGAAGTGGCCGATCACGCCTTGACCGCGACGGTCATCGCCAGCGAGGACGAGGCGCTTTGCCTGCGTGTGCAGGAGGCCCTGCACGGTCGAACCTTCCGCGTTTACGCCAGTGCCGACCGTTTCGGCGTCGAACTCGGCGGCGCGCTGAAGAACGTCTACGCCATCATGTCCGGCATGGCTGCCGCCCTGGGCATGGGCGAGAACACCAAGAGCATGCTGATCACCCGTGCCCTGGCGGAGATGACCCGTTTCGCGGTCAAGCTCGGCGCCAACCCCATGACCTTCCTTGGTCTGGCCGGGGTGGGCGACCTGATCGTTACCTGTTCGTCACCGAAAAGCCGCAACTATCAGGTCGGCTTCGCCCTGGGCGAGGGGCTGAGCCTGGAGGAGGCGGTGGAGCGCCTGGGCGAGGTGGCCGAAGGGGTCAACACCCTGCGCGTACTCAAGGCTCGGGCCGAGGAGCTGGACGTCTATATGCCCCTGGTCGCCGGGCTGCATGCCGTACTGTTCGAGGGGCGCACCCTGGCCCAGGTGATCGAGCTGCTGATGACCGGCGAACCGAAAACCGATGTCGATTTCATCCCCACCGCAGGTTTCTGA
- a CDS encoding response regulator: protein MSQRRGWNIHTRTQLISVGPALLLTLLLTGFLTFTRLQDLRQELNHTGQLIANQLAPATEQVFLSGNLDALDRLLRATLDTPDVRFAEVRDRDDNILVYVERPKPHGQGTAHVEVFQAAIRLQRPAANVLGTPTSHNGYLGRVVVAMSNDTFNARQQEILLKAAVLSLLALLLTFLLARRLARRLAQPISAMGQALERIQGGDYSQPLREVGNDELTDLARHINNLASTLDRSGREQRLAIEALVQAREESEQANRAKSDFLAMMSHELRTPMNGVLGMLQLLETTELNDEQAEYAALAAESTEHLLKVINDILDFSRIERGALELESIPFNLPELLEGSVQVFQHSAQQRGLELSLEIQPGLEHLEISGDPTRIRQILVNLIGNALKFTEEGSIALHAQWQILDEQVLWFTCSVRDSGIGIDSEHLGRMFDAFAQADNSISRRYGGTGLGLPIARTLAERMGGTLNVESQVGSGSVFTLEIPLPFRPAQEHPADIEGQPLGTGDGQQVLLVEDNPVNQTVIEAMLRSLGYRVSLAADGQQAVQRFAEQPYAAILMDCRLPLMDGYEATRQIRQQAQGHAVPIIALTANALQGDRETCLAAGMNDYLAKPFKRADLQRILQRWLHP from the coding sequence ATGAGCCAACGCCGTGGTTGGAACATCCATACCCGGACCCAATTGATCAGCGTCGGTCCGGCCCTGTTGCTGACGTTGCTATTGACGGGTTTTCTCACTTTCACCCGGCTGCAGGATCTGCGTCAGGAACTCAACCACACCGGCCAGTTGATCGCCAATCAGCTCGCCCCTGCCACCGAGCAGGTGTTTCTCAGCGGCAATCTCGACGCCCTCGACCGCCTGCTGAGGGCCACGCTGGATACCCCGGACGTACGCTTCGCCGAGGTACGCGATCGCGACGACAATATCCTGGTCTACGTCGAGCGGCCCAAGCCGCATGGCCAGGGCACGGCGCACGTGGAGGTGTTCCAGGCCGCCATTCGCCTGCAGCGCCCGGCCGCCAACGTGCTCGGCACGCCAACCAGCCACAATGGCTATCTGGGCCGCGTGGTGGTGGCCATGTCCAACGACACCTTCAACGCCCGGCAGCAGGAGATCCTGCTCAAGGCCGCCGTGCTGTCGCTGCTCGCCCTGCTTCTTACCTTTCTCCTTGCCCGCCGCCTCGCCAGGCGTCTGGCGCAGCCGATCAGCGCCATGGGCCAGGCGCTGGAGCGTATCCAGGGCGGCGACTATAGCCAGCCCCTGCGCGAGGTGGGCAACGACGAGCTGACCGACCTCGCGCGGCATATCAACAACCTGGCCAGCACTCTGGATCGCAGCGGCCGTGAGCAACGCCTGGCCATCGAAGCGCTGGTGCAGGCGCGCGAGGAGTCGGAGCAGGCCAACCGCGCCAAATCCGATTTCCTGGCCATGATGAGCCATGAGCTGCGCACCCCGATGAATGGCGTGCTGGGCATGCTGCAACTGCTGGAGACCACCGAGCTCAACGACGAACAGGCCGAATACGCCGCCCTGGCTGCCGAATCCACCGAACACCTGCTCAAGGTGATCAACGACATACTCGATTTCTCGCGCATCGAACGCGGCGCCCTGGAGCTGGAGAGCATTCCCTTCAATCTGCCGGAACTGCTCGAAGGGTCAGTACAGGTGTTCCAACACAGTGCCCAACAACGCGGCCTGGAGCTTTCCCTGGAAATCCAGCCGGGCCTGGAACACCTGGAAATCAGCGGCGACCCCACGCGCATCCGGCAGATCCTGGTCAATCTGATCGGCAACGCGCTGAAGTTCACCGAAGAAGGCAGCATCGCCCTGCACGCCCAGTGGCAGATACTGGACGAGCAGGTGCTCTGGTTCACCTGCTCGGTACGCGACTCCGGCATCGGCATCGACAGCGAGCACCTCGGGCGCATGTTCGATGCCTTCGCCCAGGCGGACAACTCGATTTCCCGCCGCTATGGTGGCACGGGCCTGGGCCTGCCCATCGCGCGCACGCTGGCCGAACGCATGGGCGGCACCCTGAACGTGGAGAGTCAGGTAGGCAGCGGCTCGGTGTTCACCCTGGAGATTCCCCTGCCCTTCCGTCCAGCACAGGAACATCCGGCTGACATCGAGGGTCAACCTCTGGGTACAGGTGATGGCCAGCAGGTTCTGCTGGTGGAAGACAACCCGGTCAACCAGACCGTGATCGAAGCCATGCTGCGTAGTCTAGGCTACCGAGTCAGCCTGGCAGCCGATGGTCAGCAGGCCGTGCAACGCTTTGCAGAGCAGCCTTACGCGGCGATTCTCATGGATTGCCGCCTGCCGCTGATGGACGGCTACGAAGCCACCCGGCAGATTCGCCAGCAGGCACAAGGGCATGCGGTGCCGATCATTGCCCTGACCGCCAACGCGTTGCAGGGCGACCGCGAAACCTGCCTGGCCGCGGGCATGAACGATTACCTGGCCAAACCCTTCAAACGGGCGGATCTGCAGCGCATTCTGCAACGTTGGCTGCACCCTTGA
- the fabA gene encoding 3-hydroxyacyl-[acyl-carrier-protein] dehydratase FabA, with product MTKPNAYSREDLLACGRGELFGPGNAQLPAPNMLMIDRIVHISETGGKYGKGEIVAELDINPDLWFFACHFEGDPVMPGCLGLDAMWQLVGFYLGWQGNPGRGRALGSGEVKFFGQVLPTAKKVTYNIHIKRTINRSLILGIADGNVSVDGREIYSAEGLRVGLFTSTDSF from the coding sequence ATGACAAAACCAAACGCCTACTCTCGGGAAGATCTGCTCGCCTGCGGCCGCGGCGAACTGTTCGGCCCGGGGAACGCGCAACTGCCCGCCCCGAACATGCTGATGATCGATCGCATCGTTCATATCAGTGAAACCGGCGGCAAGTATGGCAAGGGCGAAATCGTCGCGGAGCTCGACATCAACCCGGACCTGTGGTTCTTCGCCTGCCACTTCGAGGGCGACCCGGTGATGCCAGGCTGCCTGGGCCTCGACGCCATGTGGCAACTGGTCGGCTTCTATCTCGGCTGGCAGGGCAACCCCGGCCGTGGCCGCGCGCTGGGCAGCGGCGAAGTCAAATTCTTCGGTCAGGTACTACCGACCGCCAAGAAAGTCACCTACAACATTCATATCAAGCGCACCATCAACCGCTCGCTGATTCTCGGCATCGCCGATGGCAACGTCAGCGTCGACGGCCGTGAAATCTACAGCGCTGAAGGCCTGCGTGTCGGCCTCTTCACCTCCACCGACAGTTTCTGA
- the fabB gene encoding beta-ketoacyl-ACP synthase I has protein sequence MRRVVITGLGIVSCLGTDKETVASSLREGKSGIRFNPSYAEMGLRSHVSGSVNLNLEELIDRKIMRFMGDAAAFAYLSMEQAIKDAGLTPEQVSNPRTGLIAGSGGASTFNQMEALDILREKGVKRIGPYRVTRTMGSTVSACLATPFQIKGVNFSISSACATSAHCIGQAMEQIQLGKQDVVFAGGGEEEHWSQSCLFDAMGALSTQYNETPEKASRAYDAKRDGFVIAGGGGMVVVEELEHALARGAKIYAEIVGYGATSDGYDMVAPSGEGAVRCMQQALATVDTPIDYLNTHGTSTPVGDVAEIRGVREVFADKAPKISSTKSLSGHSLGAAGVQEAIYCMLMMENNFIAGSVNIDELDPEVADMPIVRKTEENAKIDTVMSNSFGFGGTNATLVLKRWAGK, from the coding sequence ATGCGTCGTGTCGTGATTACCGGTCTGGGCATCGTTTCCTGCCTGGGTACTGACAAAGAAACCGTTGCCAGCAGCCTGCGCGAAGGCAAATCGGGTATCCGCTTCAACCCGTCCTACGCGGAAATGGGCCTGCGCAGCCATGTTTCCGGCTCCGTTAACCTGAACCTGGAAGAGCTGATCGACCGCAAGATCATGCGTTTCATGGGCGACGCGGCCGCCTTCGCCTACCTGTCCATGGAGCAGGCGATCAAGGACGCCGGCCTGACTCCGGAGCAGGTTTCCAACCCGCGTACCGGTCTGATCGCAGGCTCCGGCGGCGCTTCCACCTTCAACCAGATGGAAGCCCTGGACATCCTGCGCGAGAAAGGCGTCAAGCGCATCGGCCCATACCGCGTCACCCGTACCATGGGCAGCACCGTTTCCGCCTGCCTGGCCACGCCCTTCCAGATCAAGGGCGTGAATTTCTCCATTTCTTCGGCCTGTGCCACCAGCGCGCATTGCATCGGCCAGGCCATGGAACAGATCCAACTGGGCAAGCAGGACGTGGTCTTCGCCGGCGGCGGAGAAGAGGAACACTGGAGCCAGAGCTGCCTGTTCGACGCCATGGGCGCCCTCTCCACCCAGTACAACGAGACACCGGAAAAGGCCTCGCGTGCCTACGACGCCAAGCGTGACGGTTTCGTCATCGCTGGCGGTGGCGGCATGGTGGTGGTCGAGGAACTGGAACACGCCCTGGCCCGTGGCGCCAAGATCTACGCCGAGATCGTCGGCTACGGCGCCACCAGCGACGGCTACGACATGGTCGCCCCGAGCGGTGAAGGCGCGGTGCGCTGCATGCAGCAGGCGCTGGCCACCGTCGACACCCCGATCGACTACCTCAACACCCACGGCACCTCGACGCCGGTGGGCGACGTGGCGGAAATCCGCGGCGTGCGCGAAGTGTTCGCGGACAAGGCGCCGAAGATCAGCTCCACCAAGAGCCTCTCCGGCCACAGCCTGGGCGCTGCCGGCGTGCAGGAAGCCATTTACTGCATGCTGATGATGGAAAACAACTTCATCGCCGGCTCGGTCAACATCGACGAACTCGACCCGGAAGTGGCCGATATGCCGATCGTGCGCAAGACCGAAGAAAACGCCAAGATCGACACCGTGATGAGCAACAGCTTCGGTTTCGGCGGCACCAACGCCACCCTGGTGCTCAAGCGCTGGGCTGGCAAGTAA
- a CDS encoding methyl-accepting chemotaxis protein has protein sequence MSLRNMSIAPRAGLGFGLVALLVLLMGIWMLVTLQNINQQSQEVEDNWVPSILALNDLSQTVLRVRALTLRVLVDRDVAKSELTLKRADELLNYVQNVYEAYESRISSTKERQLFEQFRTAEKSYLAERAEVLRLAQTGDFDAAMARFETDVLNRHADALATSLTALAKLNDEGVKAATESIARANSEARYGVFVAIALALGITILLAVVLTRSIVAPLGEAVQAAEFVASGDLTQAIHAAGKDEPARLLNALKAMQGSLRSTIQSIADSSNQLASASEELHAVTEDATRGLHQQNTEIEQAATAVNEMTAAVEEVARNAVSTSEASRASTQTAHQGREQVRQTVESISQLATDVASTVGEVEQLAQRVQEIGKVLDVIHSIAEQTNLLALNAAIEAARAGEQGRGFAVVADEVRLLAQRTQQSTQEIEQMIGGIQSGTQRAVSAMQSSNGRTRSTLEVAQAAGGALEQITEAIASINERNLVIASASEEQAQVAREVDRNLVNIRDLSMQTSAGANQTTAASQELSRLAVDLNSLVARFKV, from the coding sequence ATGTCGCTGCGCAATATGTCCATTGCTCCCCGTGCAGGTCTGGGGTTCGGTCTGGTGGCGTTGCTGGTCTTGCTGATGGGCATATGGATGCTCGTCACGCTGCAAAACATCAATCAACAGTCACAGGAGGTGGAAGACAACTGGGTACCCAGCATTCTGGCACTCAACGATCTGTCGCAGACGGTGCTGCGGGTACGCGCGCTGACCCTGCGCGTACTGGTCGACCGCGACGTGGCCAAGTCCGAACTGACCCTCAAGCGGGCGGACGAGTTGCTGAACTATGTCCAGAATGTCTATGAGGCTTATGAGTCGCGTATTTCTTCCACGAAGGAGCGGCAGCTATTCGAGCAGTTCCGCACGGCCGAGAAAAGCTACCTGGCAGAGCGCGCCGAGGTGCTACGTCTGGCGCAGACGGGCGATTTCGATGCGGCCATGGCCCGCTTCGAGACGGATGTGCTCAATCGCCATGCCGATGCGCTGGCCACGTCCTTGACCGCGCTGGCGAAGTTGAACGACGAGGGGGTCAAGGCGGCAACCGAGTCCATCGCGCGTGCCAATAGCGAGGCCCGCTACGGTGTTTTCGTCGCCATTGCCCTGGCGCTCGGCATTACCATCTTGCTCGCCGTGGTGCTGACCCGCAGCATCGTCGCGCCGCTTGGTGAGGCGGTACAGGCCGCCGAATTCGTTGCGTCTGGCGATCTCACGCAGGCCATTCATGCTGCAGGCAAGGACGAGCCGGCGCGTCTGCTGAACGCCCTGAAGGCAATGCAGGGTAGCCTGCGCAGCACCATTCAGAGCATCGCCGACTCGTCCAATCAATTGGCTTCGGCATCCGAAGAGCTGCATGCCGTCACCGAAGACGCCACCCGTGGCCTGCATCAGCAGAACACCGAGATCGAACAGGCGGCTACGGCGGTCAATGAAATGACCGCCGCAGTGGAGGAGGTGGCGCGCAATGCCGTGAGCACCTCGGAAGCCTCGCGCGCTTCCACCCAGACTGCCCACCAGGGTCGCGAACAGGTGCGTCAGACGGTGGAGTCCATCAGTCAGTTGGCGACTGATGTGGCCAGTACCGTCGGCGAGGTGGAGCAACTGGCGCAACGGGTGCAGGAGATTGGCAAGGTGCTCGACGTGATCCACTCCATCGCCGAGCAGACCAACCTGCTGGCGCTCAATGCCGCCATCGAGGCCGCTCGTGCCGGCGAACAGGGCCGTGGTTTCGCCGTGGTGGCCGATGAGGTACGCCTGCTGGCGCAGCGCACACAGCAATCGACCCAGGAAATCGAGCAGATGATCGGCGGCATCCAGAGTGGTACTCAGCGCGCTGTCAGCGCCATGCAAAGCAGCAATGGGCGCACGCGCTCGACACTGGAGGTGGCGCAGGCCGCCGGCGGGGCGCTGGAGCAGATTACCGAGGCCATTGCCTCGATCAACGAGCGCAATCTGGTGATCGCCAGTGCTTCTGAAGAGCAGGCGCAGGTGGCGCGAGAGGTGGATCGCAACCTGGTCAATATCCGCGATCTGTCGATGCAGACTTCGGCTGGGGCCAACCAGACCACTGCTGCGAGTCAGGAGCTGTCTCGTCTGGCGGTGGATCTCAACAGCCTGGTGGCGCGCTTCAAGGTCTGA
- a CDS encoding phosphatase domain-containing protein translates to MKGLLQMLRVVIAAAVFLGALLALPLSMAWGASNPAAPAMPVRPAGWAQPLDKHINLYRMASDLYRSALPKAQDWPQLQHLGVTTVINFYQQGDGQWLRDPRVRQVHLPLHTDRIDDSDVIEVMRSIRQAQAQGPVLIHCKHGQNRTGLIAAMYRIIYQDWSKEQALAEMAGGGFGGEDRMGDAERYIRGADIGALRTALESGACSTSPWALCQLKAALSGWMAGA, encoded by the coding sequence ATGAAAGGTTTGTTGCAGATGTTACGCGTGGTTATCGCCGCTGCTGTATTCCTGGGTGCTCTGTTGGCGTTGCCCCTGAGCATGGCCTGGGGCGCCAGCAATCCCGCTGCGCCGGCCATGCCGGTGCGGCCGGCCGGCTGGGCGCAGCCGCTGGACAAGCACATCAACCTCTATCGCATGGCGTCCGATCTGTATCGCAGCGCCTTGCCCAAGGCGCAGGACTGGCCGCAACTGCAGCACCTCGGCGTTACCACGGTGATCAACTTCTATCAGCAGGGTGACGGGCAATGGCTGCGCGACCCGCGTGTGCGCCAGGTTCATTTACCGTTGCACACCGACCGTATCGACGACAGCGACGTGATCGAGGTGATGCGCAGCATCCGCCAGGCCCAGGCGCAAGGCCCGGTGCTGATCCATTGCAAGCACGGACAGAACCGTACGGGGCTGATCGCCGCGATGTATCGAATCATCTATCAGGACTGGAGCAAGGAGCAGGCGCTGGCCGAGATGGCCGGCGGCGGCTTCGGTGGTGAGGATCGCATGGGCGATGCCGAACGCTACATTCGCGGTGCCGACATCGGCGCGTTGCGCACCGCTCTGGAGAGCGGTGCCTGCAGCACCAGCCCCTGGGCGCTGTGCCAGCTCAAGGCGGCGTTGTCTGGTTGGATGGCCGGTGCCTGA
- a CDS encoding phosphatase PAP2 family protein, protein MRSRYFNFPLALGVPLLMMALLLAIDPSPLDFAIEHLFYQPGEGFIGRHSFWLEDILHDRAKQAVIVVGVLAIAGFLLSLLPTRLRPWRRALGYLVLALGLSTSVVTPLKTLTGMHCPWSLSEFGGHEQFTALLAERAPTANPGRCWPGGHASAGFSLIALFFVLRDRRPRAARVALMVALGLGSLFSLGRMLQGAHFLSHNLWTLLIDWVICLVTYRLVLYRAPAVQAQQEQLAWGGQG, encoded by the coding sequence ATGAGGTCACGTTACTTCAACTTCCCGCTGGCTCTGGGCGTCCCGCTGCTGATGATGGCCTTGCTGCTGGCGATTGACCCCAGCCCCCTGGACTTTGCCATCGAGCATCTGTTCTACCAGCCTGGCGAGGGCTTTATCGGTCGCCACAGTTTCTGGCTGGAAGACATCCTGCATGACCGCGCCAAGCAGGCGGTCATCGTCGTCGGTGTGCTGGCCATCGCCGGCTTCCTGCTCAGCCTGTTGCCGACGCGGTTGCGGCCTTGGCGCCGTGCGCTGGGCTATCTGGTGCTGGCGTTGGGGCTTTCCACTTCGGTAGTCACGCCGCTGAAGACCCTGACCGGCATGCATTGCCCCTGGAGTCTCAGCGAGTTCGGCGGCCATGAGCAGTTCACAGCGCTGCTCGCCGAGCGCGCGCCCACTGCCAATCCGGGGCGCTGCTGGCCGGGCGGCCACGCCTCGGCCGGGTTCTCGCTGATCGCGCTGTTCTTCGTTTTGCGCGACCGCAGGCCGCGTGCCGCCCGTGTCGCGCTGATGGTGGCGCTCGGTCTCGGCTCGCTGTTCTCGCTGGGGCGCATGCTGCAGGGCGCGCATTTTCTTTCACACAACCTGTGGACGCTATTGATCGATTGGGTCATCTGCCTGGTGACCTACCGTCTGGTGCTGTATCGGGCACCTGCCGTACAGGCGCAGCAAGAACAACTGGCATGGGGAGGGCAGGGGTAA
- a CDS encoding LTA synthase family protein: MPRLHYAQLRYLSIILLVWLAVFFLTRSVLLVSHLGDAGVTPANLLGLYGVGLVYDLSFLLYAATPMTLYLLLCPSWLWQRRWHQRLLLGVAAVSIFVMFFTAVAEWLFWDEFGVRFNFIAVDYLVYSKEVVDNILESYPIYPLLALLAALAIGLTFVLRRALHDALQAPRLPFKRAVPGVMLLALLVGLCLALVGQDAPRGLGGNTYQRELASNGPYQFFAAFRNNELDYRQFYATLPDQAVASLLREEVSEPNARFIGSDPEDIRRVIDNPGQPKPLNVVLVTIESLSAKYLGSFGDSRGLTPNLDELRKHSLVFTHFYATGTRTDRGLEAITLSMPPTPGRSIVKRIGREAGYASLGQQLTAKGYDSVFIYGGRGYFDNMNAFFGGNGYRIVDQSSVADADMSFQNAWGMADEDLYRQALKVADADHASGKRFFLQLMTTSNHRPYTYPDGRIDIKSGEGREGAVKYTDYAIGQFLTEARSKPWFDDTLFVFVADHTAGSAGREDLPVANYHIPLFVYSPKHINPAEYADVASQIDVAPTLLGLMNMDYVSTFFGRNLLREDHAQGRALLGNYQHLGLFDGHDLAILSPRQGMRRHVDALGLSRETRVDSDDPLMRRDIAYYQGASHAFQKRLIAWHPGGQSDSQLSQR, from the coding sequence ATGCCTCGGCTTCATTACGCGCAACTTCGTTATCTGTCGATCATTCTGCTGGTCTGGCTGGCAGTGTTCTTCCTCACCCGTAGCGTGCTGCTGGTCAGCCACCTGGGCGATGCCGGCGTCACGCCGGCCAATCTGCTGGGGCTGTACGGGGTCGGCCTGGTCTATGACCTGAGTTTTCTGCTCTACGCCGCCACGCCCATGACCCTGTACCTGCTGCTGTGCCCGTCCTGGCTGTGGCAGCGGCGCTGGCATCAGCGGCTGCTGCTGGGCGTGGCCGCCGTCAGCATCTTCGTGATGTTCTTCACCGCCGTGGCGGAGTGGCTGTTCTGGGACGAATTCGGGGTTCGCTTCAATTTCATCGCCGTGGATTACCTGGTGTACTCCAAGGAGGTGGTGGACAACATCCTCGAGTCCTACCCGATCTACCCGCTGCTGGCGTTGCTGGCTGCCCTGGCGATTGGCCTGACTTTCGTCCTGCGGCGTGCCCTGCATGATGCGCTGCAGGCGCCGCGTCTGCCATTCAAGCGCGCGGTGCCTGGCGTGATGCTGCTGGCCTTGCTGGTGGGCCTGTGTCTTGCCCTGGTCGGCCAGGATGCGCCACGCGGGCTGGGGGGCAACACCTATCAGCGCGAACTGGCGAGCAACGGGCCGTACCAGTTCTTCGCCGCCTTCCGTAACAACGAGCTGGATTATCGGCAGTTCTACGCCACCTTGCCGGATCAGGCCGTGGCCAGCTTGCTGCGTGAGGAAGTGAGCGAACCCAATGCGCGCTTCATCGGCAGCGATCCGGAGGACATCCGCCGGGTGATCGACAACCCGGGCCAGCCCAAGCCGCTCAATGTGGTGCTGGTGACCATCGAAAGCCTCAGTGCCAAGTACCTGGGCAGTTTCGGCGATAGCCGTGGACTGACCCCGAACCTCGACGAGCTGCGCAAGCACAGCCTGGTGTTCACCCATTTCTACGCTACCGGTACCCGTACCGACCGTGGCCTGGAGGCGATCACCCTGTCCATGCCGCCGACGCCGGGGCGCTCCATCGTCAAACGCATCGGTCGCGAGGCCGGCTATGCCAGCCTGGGTCAGCAATTGACTGCCAAGGGCTATGACAGCGTGTTCATCTACGGCGGTCGTGGCTATTTCGACAACATGAATGCGTTCTTCGGCGGCAATGGCTATCGCATCGTCGACCAGAGCAGCGTCGCCGACGCCGACATGAGCTTCCAGAACGCCTGGGGCATGGCCGACGAGGATCTCTACCGCCAGGCGCTGAAGGTGGCCGATGCCGACCATGCCAGCGGCAAGCGCTTCTTCCTGCAACTGATGACCACCTCCAACCACCGTCCCTACACCTATCCCGATGGTCGTATCGACATCAAGTCGGGCGAGGGGCGTGAGGGGGCGGTGAAGTACACCGACTATGCCATCGGCCAGTTCCTCACCGAGGCGCGCAGCAAGCCCTGGTTCGACGACACCCTGTTCGTCTTCGTCGCCGACCACACCGCCGGCAGCGCCGGGCGCGAAGACCTGCCGGTGGCCAACTACCACATCCCGCTGTTCGTCTACTCGCCGAAACACATCAACCCGGCCGAATACGCCGACGTGGCCAGCCAGATCGACGTGGCGCCGACGTTGCTGGGGCTGATGAACATGGACTACGTGTCCACCTTCTTCGGCCGCAACCTGCTGCGCGAGGATCACGCCCAAGGCCGTGCGCTGCTGGGTAACTACCAGCATCTGGGGCTGTTCGACGGCCACGACCTGGCCATTCTCAGTCCGCGCCAGGGCATGCGCCGCCACGTGGATGCCCTGGGGCTCAGCCGTGAGACACGCGTCGACAGCGATGATCCGCTGATGCGTCGTGACATCGCCTACTACCAGGGTGCCAGCCACGCCTTTCAGAAGCGCCTGATCGCCTGGCATCCCGGCGGGCAGTCCGATTCTCAACTGAGCCAGCGCTGA
- a CDS encoding response regulator transcription factor, with the protein MRILVIEDNRDILANVLDYLQLKGFTVDCAQDGLSGLHLASTGHYDLIVLDIMLPGIDGYQVCKRLREDGRNEVPILMLTARDALDDRLQGLNAGADDYLIKPFALSELVARIEAILRRSQGSRKRQLQIADLIYDLDTLHVSRAGQPLKLNPLGLKLLAILMQRSPAVVRREALEEALWGDDCPDSDSLRSHVHQLRQVLDKPFPAPLLHTIHGVGYRLAETAHAG; encoded by the coding sequence ATGCGCATTCTGGTCATCGAAGACAATCGGGACATCCTCGCCAACGTGCTCGACTACCTGCAGCTCAAAGGCTTTACCGTGGATTGCGCCCAGGACGGTTTGAGTGGCCTGCACCTGGCCAGCACCGGTCATTACGACCTGATCGTGCTGGACATCATGCTGCCAGGCATCGACGGCTATCAGGTGTGCAAGCGCCTGCGCGAGGATGGCCGCAACGAGGTGCCAATCCTCATGCTCACGGCCCGCGATGCCCTCGATGACCGCCTGCAGGGCCTCAATGCCGGCGCCGATGACTACCTGATCAAACCCTTCGCCCTGTCCGAGCTGGTGGCGCGTATCGAAGCCATCCTGCGCCGCAGCCAGGGCAGCCGCAAACGCCAGTTGCAGATCGCCGACCTGATCTACGACCTCGACACCCTGCACGTCAGCCGCGCCGGCCAGCCGCTCAAGCTCAATCCGCTGGGCCTCAAGCTGCTGGCCATCCTCATGCAACGCAGCCCGGCCGTGGTGCGCCGCGAGGCGCTGGAGGAGGCGCTGTGGGGCGACGATTGCCCGGACAGCGACAGCCTGCGCAGCCACGTCCACCAGTTGCGCCAGGTGCTCGACAAACCCTTCCCCGCCCCTCTGCTGCATACCATCCACGGTGTCGGCTATCGCCTGGCGGAGACTGCCCATGCTGGCTAA